In a genomic window of Branchiostoma floridae strain S238N-H82 chromosome 19, Bfl_VNyyK, whole genome shotgun sequence:
- the LOC118406402 gene encoding zinc finger protein 39-like, whose amino-acid sequence MTRQQEFICGLSHKVTIAVLPRLNMEELMFELNRRIGNLDQEDSIKDRLVSILRDVMLEEYRQLERKAEISMPGKEQETIIIQRDISMAYAEMTSTPDASQQSSGLDLVNSKENNDTSNEVFTHTRELALNAVQAQLTATIPPSNTTLTQMNTTVECIKREDDAMATEDGAGRGYHDELNMDTLTFSTQVLDAVNSTSNTYTEKPVEDDKPCQETAVASALCEPTSDHTERHTCIKTECHEPEDDYISLPSNWNQNECYTDDRDTALINGEHEDSPKVNIEETPSTSCKLTPDRACKNRVSLLSDKNSGINCKGHVRDIRGFNTSNAHNISKPNRQCYKAEEKPFMCGECGYRASNKTRLVEHMRTHTGEKLFKCNQCHYQASLKSSLVKHMKKHSDEEPYCCDICEYKTYNWSHIKRHMKYHAGVRPYKCEQCEYSAVDKSDLTKHRRRHTGERPYSCQVCDYKASQRGSLVWHMKTRHQCK is encoded by the coding sequence ATGACCAGACAACAAGAATTCATCTGTGGCCTCTCGCACAAGGTGACCATAGCAGTCCTCCCCAGACTGAACATGGAGGAGCTGATGTTTGAACTCAACAGAAGGATTGGAAACCTGGACCAAGAGgacagcatcaaggacagacTGGTCAGTATCCTTAGGGACGTGATGTTGGAGGAATACCGTCAGTTAGAAAGGAAGGCGGAAATAAGTATGCCTGGAAAAGAACAGGAGACAATAATCATTCAAAGGGATATTTCAATGGCATATGCAGAAATGACATCAACTCCTGACGCCTCACAGCAAAGTTCTGGTCTAGACCTTGTGAACAGCAAGGAAAACAACGATACCAGCAATGAAGTGTTCACGCATACAAGGGAGCTCGCGCTAAATGCAGTTCAGGCACAGCTGACAGCTACGATCCCTCCATCTAATACCACCCTGACACAGATGAATACCACAGTAGAGTGCATTAAAAGAGAAGATGATGCTATGGCAACTGAGGATGGTGCAGGTAGAGGCTATCATGATGAGCTTAACATGGACACTCTTACTTTTAGCACACAAGTCCTTGATGCAGTTAACTCAACAAGTAATACTTACACAGAGAAGCCTGTGGAAGATGATAAACCCTGTCAGGAAACAGCCGTTGCCTCCGCCTTATGTGAACCGACGTCAGACCACACtgaaagacatacatgtataaagacgGAATGCCATGAGCCCGAGGATGATTACATTTCTCTACCATCCAACTGGAATCAGAATGAATGTTATACTGATGACAGAGATACTGCTTTGATTAACGGTGAGCATGAAGACAGTCCAAAAGTGAATATTGAAGAGACTCCTTCCACTTCTTGTAAACTGACACCAGACCGGGCTTGTAAGAACAGGGTGTCTCTTCTTTCTGATAAGAACTCTGGAATTAATTGCAAAGGGCACGTGCGTGACATCCGTGGATTTAATACATCGAATGCACACAATATCTCCAAGCCTAATAGGCAATGTTACAAAGCAGAAGAAAAGCCTTTCATGTGTGGTGAATGTGGTTATAGGGCATCAAATAAGACCAGACTTGTCGAACACATGAGgacacacactggcgagaaactgTTCAAGTGCAACCAATGTCATTATCAGGCGTCACTTAAAAGTTCGCTTGTCAAGCATATGAAAAAACACAGTGACGAGGAACCTTACTGCTGTGACATTTGTGAGTACAAGACCTACAACTGGTCACACATTAAGAGACATATGAAGTACCACGCTGGTGTGAGACCCTACAAATGCGAGCAATGTGAGTACAGCGCTGTTGATAAGAGCGATCTTACAAAACACAGGAGGcgtcacaccggtgagagaccctacagttGTCAAGTTTGTGACTACAAGGCAAGTCAAAGGGGCAGCCTTGTCTGGCATATGAAAACCAGGCACCAATGTAAATAA
- the LOC118406406 gene encoding zinc finger protein 764-like, with protein MTRQQEFICGLSHEVTIAVLPRLNMEELMFELNRRIQNLDKENSIKDRLVSILRDVMLEEYRQWEKLEVSPEDKRTIPEHEQETEAMDNNVPTPYTCSSTSETPTSIRQVLREDTYNSMSTSCRDKSAEDGGACEETPLSSCQPTPDHTDVGKWECRMSEDDQARHISQPSIPDHPERNTYDRSRLEQLEEVKIEETPLPPCQVIPDKDYDNMASFLPSNSSQIDSRSYLCDVCGFKTLYPDNLSKHMQRHTGQRPFMCDECGYRAYSNFRLVEHMRTHSGEKPFQCGICDYKAAFKAGIAAHMKRHMDLNNADAEPFTCGLCDYRTYRKQDMKRHMKHHTGVKTHKCEECDYSTAYKQALVRHRRQHTGEKPYVCQVCGFQTNDSSSLARHVRRKHQ; from the coding sequence ATGACCAGACAACAGGAGTTCATCTGTGGCCTCTCACACGAGGTGACCATAGCAGTCCTCCCCAGACTGAACATGGAGGAACTGATGTTTGAACTCAACAGAAGGATTCAAAATCTGGACAAAGagaacagcatcaaggacaggctggTCAGTATCCTAAGGGATGTAATGTTGGAGGAATACCGTCAGTGGGAAAAGTTAGAAGTCAGTCCTGAAGACAAAAGAACCATCCCGGAACATGAACAGGAGACAGAAGCCATGGACAACAATGTTCCAACTCCGTACACTTGTTCTTCAACCTCTGAAACACCTACCTCCATTAGGCAGGTGTTACGTGAAGATACATATAACTCAATGAGTACTTCTTGCAGAGACAAGTCTGCAGAAGATGGTGGAGCCTGTGAGGAAACACCTCTTTCTTCTTGTCAGCCAACTCCAGACCACACTGATGTAGGGAAGTGGGAATGCCGTATGTCCGAGGATGATCAAGCCAGGCACATTTCTCAGCCGTCTATCCCTGATCATCCGGAACGTAATACCTACGACAGAAGCAGACTTGAACAACTTGAAGAAGTGAAAATTGAGGAAACACCCTTGCCTCCTTGTCAAGTGATTCCAGACAAGGATTATGACAACATGGCGTCCTTTCTTCCCAGCAATAGCTCGCAAATCGATTCCAGATCCTACTTGTGTGATGTGTGCGGATTCAAAACATTGTACCCTGACAATCTCTCTAAGCACATGCAACGGCACACCGGACAAAGGCCTTTCATGTGTGACGAATGCGGTTACAGGGCGTACTCCAATTTCCGACTTGtcgaacacatgagaacacacagcGGTGAGAAACCATTCCAGTGCGGCATCTGCGACTACAAGGCGGCATTTAAAGCTGGAATAGCCGCTCATATGAAAAGGCACATGGACTTGAACAACGCGGATGCAGAACCGTTCACCTGTGGATTATGTGACTACAGGACGTACCGAAAGCAAGATATGAAACGGCACATGAAACACCACACTGGAGTGAAAACTCacaagtgtgaggaatgtgACTACAGCACAGCTTACAAGCAGGCTCTGGTAAGACACAGAAGACagcacactggagagaaaccctacgtTTGCCAAGTGTGTGGCTTCCAGACAAATGATAGTAGCAGTCTCGCCAGGCATGTGAGACGGAAACATCaatga
- the LOC118407071 gene encoding uncharacterized protein LOC118407071, whose amino-acid sequence MPYHIRGWNIGDLENADQWMTCGLPKAVSSKVMYIEEGDAVNLACDPKVNPYGDVVWWLVEDETWQARGELTIYVKNDHAGTYVCADSKDKTKWAFQEIRVIPPEISPTPPVIPQWSTAGRGSTKGKTTPLKTTPSEHGSSSASPEEAVQSTPKSESSSSGGGDTLSGNGANGNILSSSAPSTTESAKKYTASGAETSPKGVLPSTTQGSGDAALAATENAGENNNAVPLVPGSGSKTTPMTSTSSGGGGVLDGSGSKTTPMTSTSSGGDGGVLDGSGSKITPMTSESSAGAGALGGPLSGSGGQTPSSLPPQSGENGVSEKSRHRGDSPYPGGSNYDKDRTTQKAVSVSGGALLGAGVLPDGSVVRVPVDKDDKPSGGQVTKTGAARRSDLSGLWVIIAVAAIVATYILIGLLCCIVYKCRKRRGNRTKKVPVVMIEESPEKHESIELVEKSPLSTLPDNAKNEHRGTSIRTDSVELSDDGGNPTKWTAPGVPLALPDQNEDTGQILDRHSRDPSDRTSGPPRSDKKLTQETAILDDNSTDSDDDDDDIPENVVNPDKWMNPHQLQAIPDQKTDNRDSIPDSGHSRNGSESFWSNPLTSLDRKKMAEDGRRPFSRHGQR is encoded by the coding sequence ATGCCGTACCATATCCGAGGATGGAACATCGGGGACCTGGAAAACGCCGACCAGTGGATGACTTGCGGGCTCCCGAAGGCGGTGTCATCGAAGGTCATGTACATAGAGGAAGGAGATGCGGTGAATCTGGCCTGTGACCCGAAAGTGAATCCGTACGGTGACGTGGTGTGGTGGCTAGTGGAGGATGAGACGTGGCAAGCCCGCGGCGAGCTGACCATCTACGTCAAGAACGACCACGCGGGGACTTACGTCTGTGCCGACTCCAAGGACAAGACAAAATGGGCCTTTCAGGAGATAAGAGTCATCCCCCCTGAAATATCACCTACACCTCCGGTTATCCCGCAGTGGAGTACCGCAGGAAGGGGCAGTACTAAAGGCAAGACGACACCATTGAAGACAACCCCATCTGAACACGGTAGCAGTTCTGCGTCTCCGGAAGAAGCTGTGCAGAGCACGCCGAAGTCGGAGTCGTCTTCAAGTGGCGGTGGGGACACTTTATCAGGAAACGGAGCAAATGGCAACATCCTTAGTTCTTCAGCCCCTTCTACGACGGAGTCAGCAAAAAAATATACAGCATCAGGGGCTGAGACCTCTCCAAAAGGCGTCTTGCCGTCAACGACCCAAGGATCGGGAGATGCGGCATTGGCAGCGACCGAGAACGCCGGTGAGAACAATAATGCCGTTCCGTTAGTGCCAGGTTCAGGGTCAAAAACAACGCCAATGACGTCAACTTCATCAGGCGGTGGAGGGGTCTTGGACGGTTCGGGGTCAAAAACAACACCAATGACGTCAACTTCATCAGGTGGTGATGGAGGCGTCTTGGACGGTTCAGGCTCAAAAATAACACCGATGACGTCCGAGTCATCTGCTGGTGCTGGCGCTTTAGGTGGGCCCTTGTCCGGTTCAGGTGGCCAGACGCCGTCGTCGCTACCGCCACAGAGCGGTGAAAATGGTGTTTCGGAGAAGTCAAGGCACAGAGGGGACTCGCCGTATCCGGGTGGTTCCAATTACGACAAAGATCGGACGACACAGAAAGCCGTTTCGGTTAGTGGAGGTGCTTTACTAGGGGCGGGGGTGCTTCCGGACGGTTCCGTCGTCAGGGTACCGGTTGACAAAGACGACAAGCCGAGCGGCGGACAAGTGACAAAAACGGGCGCCGCAAGAAGAAGCGACTTGAGCGGCCTGTGGGTTATAATCGCGGTAGCTGCTATCGTAGCAACATACATACTCATTGGCTTGCTCTGCTGCATCGTGTACAAGTGTAGAAAACGAAGAGGCAATCGTACCAAGAAGGTACCTGTAGTTATGATCGAGGAAAGCCCCGAAAAACACGAAAGTATCGAACTCGTCGAGAAAAGTCCCTTGTCTACACTTCCTGACAACGCTAAAAATGAGCATCGTGGCACCAGTATCCGTACAGACAGCGTTGAACTGTCTGATGATGGCGGTAATCCTACAAAGTGGACTGCTCCAGGCGTTCCCCTCGCTCTTCCAGACCAAAATGAAGACACGGGGCAGATTCTTGACCGGCACAGCAGGGACCCGTCCGATCGCACATCAGGACCTCCCAGGAGTGACAAAAAATTGACACAAGAGACGGCTATTTTAGACGACAACAGTACTGACAGcgacgacgacgatgatgaCATTCCCGAAAACGTCGTCAACCCCGACAAGTGGATGAATCCGCACCAGCTTCAGGCCATCCCCGACCAGAAAACCGACAATCGCGATTCCATTCCTGACTCCGGGCACTCTAGAAATGGTTCGGAGAGCTTTTGGAGTAACCCACTCACATCGCTTGACAGGAAAAAGATGGCAGAAGATGGCAGAAGACCCTTTTCAAGGCATGGACAAAGATGA
- the LOC118407072 gene encoding leucine-rich repeat-containing protein 3-like, translated as MHKLLLGSFIAAIIVNVAHAQPACDGNRQSFACSCSDSSDGLSVSCEYRGFKEIPEGIPDDVVSLNLMHNKIEELKTGQLERFSKLKSLVLKHNGLHTIDEKAFSGLNELEVLDLSYNKLTSVPCDEFQWTSNLKTLHMTENLVTSLSGQCFSR; from the coding sequence ATGCACAAACTACTGTTGGGATCGTTCATCGCGGCAATCATTGTAAATGTGGCTCATGCGCAGCCCGCGTGTGACGGCAACCGGCAGAGTTTCGCGTGCTCCTGTTCCGACTCTTCCGACGGACTGTCCGTGTCCTGTGAATACAGGGGCTTCAAGGAGATTCCCGAAGGAATACCCGATGACGTCGTCTCCTTGAACCTCATGCACAACAAGATAGAGGAGCTGAAGACAGGCCAACTTGAGCGTTTCAGTAAACTGAAGAGTCTTGTTTTAAAACACAACGGACTCCACACCATCGACGAAAAGGCATTTTCGGGACTGAACGAACTTGAGGTGTTAGATCTCTCGTACAACAAGCTGACGTCAGTTCCCTGCGACGAATTTCAGTGGACATCCAACTTAAAGACTCTTCATATGACGGAGAATCTGGTGACGTCACTTTCCGGACAGTGTTTCAGTCGTTGA